The nucleotide window GGCTGGAACGCCCACTGGCAGGGCTGCATTGCCTCCTGGGCCATGCCCGACCGGCAACCCGGAAATCACGGGAATGCCCAGATCGACAGTGCGTTCCTTCAGGACTTGCTCCAGGCTGAACGTTTCTTCCGCGCTCGCTGAAAGGTTGGGATCCTCGCAGCCGCTGAACCGTCCCAGCCCCAGGCCTGCCAGACCCTGAAGACTGCCCGCCAGGCGCCAATGCGTCAGCATTCTGTCGAGGCGGTAAGGCGCTTCACCGACGTCCTCGATCACGAGGATCATGCCCCTCATATCGGGCAGATGGGAACTGCCCAGCAGGTGAGATGCCACGGTGAGATTGGCGGTGAGCAGTGGACCATGCGCTTTCCCGCCCACCCAGGTCTCCCCGTTGAGATCGGGTGCCATCCGATCAAAGAGCAGTTCCTGGAGGCGTTGCTGGCTCCAGTCGGGTTCATCGGCCAGGGTTGTCACCAAAGGACCGTGCACGCCTCCTCCGACGCCCTGGGCGAGCCTTGAACAGAGCAAGGCCGTGATGTCGGAGAATCCGAGGAGCCAGCCAGCGCTCCAGGACCAGGATTGTTCGAGCAGTCGTGCTGCTCCCCAACCACCGCGGGCGCAAGCCAGCAGGGGTGGGGTCGGTCGCTGATCGAGGTCGGCTCTGCGTTGCTGGTCGGTTCCAGACAGATATCCCCAGTGCCGCGCATCAAGCTGATGGGGTTGCACTTTGAGTCCCCAGGATTCGAGCACGGCGATTCCGCGTTTCAGGCTGTCGTCATCGCGTAGAGCCGAACTGGGTGCCGTGATGGCAACAGCATCGCCGCGCCTAAGTGACGGCGGTTGAACAACGGGGGCCTTGATTCGTGGCATCAACCCAACCGGCTGAGGATGACCCCGGCGAGCAACAGAGTGCCGATTTGCACTTGCCTGGCGAAGTGTTTGGCGTACACAGAGCCAGCTTGCTGTTCTTCCGCCTTCAGGGGGAGGGTTGAACGCCAGAGGCCGATGCAGGCAACACTCCAAAAGATCCAGAAGATCACCCCCGATTGCATCGCAGAGGCTGCAACAGCGATCCCTGCAGCTGTCAGCCCATACCCAGCGCGTACAACCTTCACGGCGGAATCCCCGAGGGTCAAGGCGCTGCTGTGGAGCTTGAGCTTGGCGTCGTCAGGGCGGTCCGCCATCGCGTACACGGTGTCGAAACTGAAGGTCCAGCAGAGTGTTGCCCCCCAGGTGGCAACCAGCGGCAGGCTGAGACTCAGGGACCCAGTGGCTGCAGCCCATGGAATCAGGACAGCGAAACCCCAGCACAGAGCAAGCACGGCCTGTGGAAAGGGAAACCAGCGCTTGGCGGAGGGGTAAAGGAGGATCGGAGGTAAGGCTAAAAACGCTAATTGGAGGCAGAGAAGTCGCACATCTCCAGGCAGGCTGATCACCACCATCAGCGCCAGCGTCAGCAGGACGGTGAGCAGAGTGAAGGCCTGCACACGGTTGAGATCGCCACGGGCTAACGGCCTTTGACTGGTGCGTGCCACCTCACGGTCGATTCTTTGGTCCCAGAGGTCGTTGGCAATGCAGCCTGCTGCACTGACGGAGAGCCCTCCGATCAGGATTTGCAGGATGAGCTGCAGGGATGGAGTTCCCGATGGATTCAGCCAGAGGCTCCATCCGGCGGGTATTAAAAGGATTAAACGGCCACTGGGTTTGTTCCAGCGCAATAGGGCCACCCAGGGGGACGTGAGGCGGGAGGAGAGCGTGCCGGTCACGGACTGGGTTGAATGGATTGAATTTCTCAAACCTTAATCAGCGCATGGGGCCCCTGGTGCCGATGGCAAAGTGGGCGTGTTTCCATCACGGTGCTCCATGCCAGGTGCCGAGCCTTTTCTTGAGACTGCGATGGACCAGAACAGCCGGCAGCTCAATCATGAGATGTCCGAAAGCTCTCCATCGGCTCAACGCCTGCGGAAGATTGCAGCCATCGATGTCGGCACGAATTCCACCCACATGCTGGTGGCATCAGTGGATGCCTCACTGAGGACGTTCAGCATTGAACTGGCGGAGAAATCAACCACCCGGTTGGGTGAGAAGGATCCGGACACAGGCCAGCTGACGCCTGAAGCGATGGATCGAGGACTTGAAAGTCTTCGTCGCTTCAAGGAACTGGCGATCAGCCACCAGGTGGAACAGATCGTGATCGCTGCCACCAGTGCTGTTCGTGAAGCTCCCAATGGTCGGGATTTCCTGCAGACGGTGCAGGATCAGCTCGGGCTTGATGTGGATCTGGTGAGCGGTCCCGAGGAGGCTCGCCTGATCTATCTCGGGGTTCTGTCCGGGATGCCCTTTGGCGATCGTCCCCATCTCGTGCTGGACATCGGCGGTGGATCCACTGAGTTGATCCTGGCGGATGGTCGTGATGCGCGTGCTCTGACCAGCACCCGGGTGGGTGCGGTGCGTTTGCAGAGAGATTTCGTGAAAGATGATCCGATTCCGCCGAACCGGCGATCGTTCCTTCAGGCATTTATTCAGGGATCACTCGAGCCTGCCGTCGATAAGGTTCACAGGCGGATCAAACCGGGTGAGAAGCCCGTTCTGGTTGCTACCAGCGGTACAGCCATGGCCATTGGTGCTCTGGCAGCCACTGAGGACGATCGGCCGCCGCTGAAGCTGCATGGATACAAGGTCTCCAAGCAGCGCTTGGATCGCGTTGTGGAGCGGTTAGTGGTGATGACTCCTGCGCAACGCCGAGACCTGGCGCCGATCAACGACAGACGGGCGGAGATCATTGTTCCTGGTGCTTTGATTCTTC belongs to Synechococcus sp. WH 7805 and includes:
- a CDS encoding Ppx/GppA phosphatase family protein — translated: MSESSPSAQRLRKIAAIDVGTNSTHMLVASVDASLRTFSIELAEKSTTRLGEKDPDTGQLTPEAMDRGLESLRRFKELAISHQVEQIVIAATSAVREAPNGRDFLQTVQDQLGLDVDLVSGPEEARLIYLGVLSGMPFGDRPHLVLDIGGGSTELILADGRDARALTSTRVGAVRLQRDFVKDDPIPPNRRSFLQAFIQGSLEPAVDKVHRRIKPGEKPVLVATSGTAMAIGALAATEDDRPPLKLHGYKVSKQRLDRVVERLVVMTPAQRRDLAPINDRRAEIIVPGALILQTTMQMLGVGELVLSERALREGLIVDWMLRHGLLEDRFSFQSSIRQRTVLHQAQRFAVNRVRAERVATHALSLYDSTRGRLHQDDGSGRDLLWAASLLHACGQHINLSAYHKHSWYLIRHGELLGYSESEHLMIAAIARYHRRSLPKKRHEAWQALQTRHNRRTVSEMALLLRLAAALDRRPDPVVETLEVEITASSIILKLVPERLNQNLSLEQWSLESCEDIVREVTGLNLKVRVQE
- a CDS encoding 4-hydroxybenzoate polyprenyltransferase; translated protein: MTGTLSSRLTSPWVALLRWNKPSGRLILLIPAGWSLWLNPSGTPSLQLILQILIGGLSVSAAGCIANDLWDQRIDREVARTSQRPLARGDLNRVQAFTLLTVLLTLALMVVISLPGDVRLLCLQLAFLALPPILLYPSAKRWFPFPQAVLALCWGFAVLIPWAAATGSLSLSLPLVATWGATLCWTFSFDTVYAMADRPDDAKLKLHSSALTLGDSAVKVVRAGYGLTAAGIAVAASAMQSGVIFWIFWSVACIGLWRSTLPLKAEEQQAGSVYAKHFARQVQIGTLLLAGVILSRLG
- a CDS encoding LD-carboxypeptidase, whose translation is MPRIKAPVVQPPSLRRGDAVAITAPSSALRDDDSLKRGIAVLESWGLKVQPHQLDARHWGYLSGTDQQRRADLDQRPTPPLLACARGGWGAARLLEQSWSWSAGWLLGFSDITALLCSRLAQGVGGGVHGPLVTTLADEPDWSQQRLQELLFDRMAPDLNGETWVGGKAHGPLLTANLTVASHLLGSSHLPDMRGMILVIEDVGEAPYRLDRMLTHWRLAGSLQGLAGLGLGRFSGCEDPNLSASAEETFSLEQVLKERTVDLGIPVISGLPVGHGPGGNAALPVGVPACLDANRGILSLDLPDQR